The Alosa sapidissima isolate fAloSap1 chromosome 8, fAloSap1.pri, whole genome shotgun sequence genome contains a region encoding:
- the LOC121716101 gene encoding uncharacterized protein LOC121716101, protein MGTLGHHVRSKGTQTESFMRTASIATSTSDAPWGPATSTPIKAVHPRPAKRPRVDEEEEEESDISTILPEPHDSTYDPAQSISNVTEASQPTDTSSTGYKDSKYIVFEKNLMELFETCPDCRRLSDVRTYRRGTFLAIDQKCHHCQFSRQWKSQPAIGSSPVGNIILSAAIYFTGSSYFQVQKIFQAMHLQNISYSAFRRHASSYLETAVIHQWHQYQEAEFEFLSQRKVKIGGDMRADSPGHSAKYGSYSLMNLETNSIIDIQLVQSNEVGGSHNMEKEGLKRSLQLLESKGVAVDYIVTDRHPQIQKYLCEQKITHYYDVWHLEKGLSKKLGKVAKEKDCEVVKKWQRGISNHVYWCATSSSSGPEKVAKWTSVVNHMQNKHTHDNPLFPQCQHPVRRSRDRKKWFQPGV, encoded by the exons atgggtacattaggtcatcacgttagaagcaaag gtacccaaacagaatccTTTATGAGAACTGCGAGTATTGCCACAAGTACCTCTGATGCACCATGGGGCCCTGCTACCTCTACGCCCATCAAGGCTGTTCACCCAAGGCCAGCAaaaagacctcgggttgatgaagaggaggaggaggaaagtgaCATCTCCACAATTTTACCTGAACCCCATGACTCCACGTATGATCCAGCACAGTCAATCAGCAATGTAACAGAAGCATCACAGCCCAC TGATACGTCTTCAACTGGATACAAAGACTCCAAGTACATAGTATTTGAGAAGAACCTTATGGAACTTTTTGAAACGTGTCCAGACTGTCGCCGGTTGTCGGATGTGAGGACCTACAGACGGGGAACATTTTTGGCCATCGACCAAAAATGCCATCACTGCCAGTTTTCCAGGCAATGGAAGAGCCAGCCAGCGATTGGAAGCTCCCCTGTAGGCAACATAATACTGTCTGCTGCCATATATTTCACCGGCTCCTCATATTTCCAAGTGCAAAAG atatttcaagccatgcatctGCAAAACATCAGCTACTCAGCATTCCGTAGGCATGCAAGCAGTTATCTGGAAACAGCTGTGATCCACCAATGGCACCAGTACCAAGAAGCAGAATTTGAGTTCTTGAGTCAGAGGAAAGTCAAGATTGGAGGGGACATGCGAGCAGATTCACCGG GTCACTCTGCCAAATATGGAAGTTACAGTTTGATGAATCTGGAGACCAACAGCATTATTGACATTCAACTAGTCCAG AGCAATGAGGTTGGTGGGAGCCACAACATGGAGAAAGAGGGACTCAAAAGAAGCCTACAGCTTTTGGAGTCCAAGGGTGTGGCAGTCGATTACATTGTCACTGACCGTCATCCACAGATACAAAAATATCTCTGTGAGCAAAAGATAACACACTACTATGATGTCTGGCATTTGGAAAAAG GTCTATCTAAGAAACTGGGAAAAGTGGCTAAAGAGAAGGACTGCGAGGTGGTCAAGAAGTGGCAGCGTGGAATCAGCAACCATGTTTATTGGTGTgcaacatcctcatcctcagggCCAGAGAAAGTCGCCAAATGGACATCTGTGGTAAACCACatgcaaaacaaacatacccACGACAATCCTCTCTTCCCACAATGCCAACATCCAGTCCGCCGGAGCAGAGATCGCAAGAAGTGGTTTCAACCAGGTGTGTAG